The DNA window cacatttatatataaatatatatagagagacagagatatagatataactttgtttgttttcatgtgtgctCCTCAGAGATTAAGATCACTCCAGAGCTTCACATTTCTCCCAATGAGAACATCTTTGAAGGAGACAATGTGACGATCCAATGTGATGTGATAGCAAAACATAGTCATCTTGCTCTTTATCTGAGCAAGCAGAGCAAAATACTGAATAAAGCCAAGACTGGATTCAGTTATTACTTCAGACCACGTGCTGAGGATTCTGGGGAATATGTGTGCAAAAGCGAGTTGGGCGCACTGCAAAAATCCACTGGTGGCATAATGAGGGTCAAAGGCAGGTGGCAAACACATATTAAAATTTCTTGAGACTGATTCACTAATTAAAATGCTATTAAGAGAACAGGTGTGACATCTTTACCTTTCCTTAAATTTTTTAGCTCCACCTCTCCTGAGGTTACATTCAATCAGTACACAATGGTTTAACGAGCTGCTTTTCAGCAAGCATGATTTTTCAGCCAGAAGGTTCAATGAATATGTACAGTGGACTTGATTTTTGTCCTGGACTGATACCTgatctctctctgcatcacaGAGCTGTTCTCAAAGCCAAATCTGATCATGTCACCCAAGGACGTGTTTGAAGGAGACGGCTTCTCCGTGCAATGTGCAAGCACCCCATCAGAAAAAATCACAAATAGACATATTAAATACAGCATCTGCAGAGATAATAAGAATTGCACGGTGATGTCCAGCCAAAACATCACCGCAGGACCGACCTCCAATGGGAACTACAGCTGCAAAGCTGAGGCCAATGGGATCATTAAAACAAGCTCAATATTTAGCCTTAGCGCTAAGGGTGAGGAACTCGTAAAGCATAGcaattccctctctccctcttctatTCTACAATGTGTAATTGCAGCGTTTGTTAATGTGTACTTCCCCAGAAATAGTGCAATCACTGTATTCCTCTATGATTTAGTGTTATCTCTCATTCATGcttcgtctttctctctctctctctctctctctctctctctctctctctccctccccctccttctctctctttctctcagttcctgtctctgtgcctgtgatAAGGACAACGGACAGGGTGATTGTAGGGAAGCCATTCCAggtggtgtgtgagagtgagaacgGGACTCTGCCAATCCAGTACAGTTTGGTGAGACACGGCATGGAAGTGTATCAGTACCCAGTGCATGGGCCACACCGCAGAGCTCTGTTCAATGTCACCTCTATCAGTCGCAAAGCAGAGATTCGTGATTTCACCTGTAAGGCCTCGAACGGCAGAGAACGCTTTGTCAAGGAGAGCTCCAGACTCAATGCAGTGGTCATAGGTGAGTTTTCAACAAATTAATACAGTTggtcttcctctctcactcatgcatgcactcactcaTTTGATCATGCATTTATCCACTCATTCTCAGTCACTCATTCTTGTGCTTTCACTATTCCACtaagtcattcagtcattcatacAAATCTTATCAAAATAAAGTCCAAATGTGATGGTAAAttgttgctaaaaaaaaaaaaaattcacataaaaacacGTGGACAATCATGTAAGGATTTTggaacacaggaacacacaagAAAAgggaaatgtgattttttttttcttttccttttaacaaAGAGCTGAGGATGGTTGTATTTGGTTTTCAACAGAGCCAGTATCCAAACCAGCCCTGACCCTGAATACTGAAGGTCGCACAATCACAGAGGGCACTGAACTTGTCCTCACCTGTAGTGTTCAGGCAGGCACCACCCCCATAACCTTCACATGGTTTCACAGCGGGACCACAGCTCCCCTTGATACAAAACAATCAAGTGTCACCAGTGCGGTCCACACCATCCAGTCCACAACCCGAGATCAGAGAGGGAGGTACCACTGCACTGCCTCCAATGAAGCCAGTGAGAGCAAAAGTAGCTCTCCAGTCACGATTGGAGGTGAGTCTTTAAAACACACCCGTGAGCAGATACACAAGTATTATTTAAGAACATAAGCACTCCTGTATACCTCTGGCACTATACTGAAGTCTGTCATAAGTTCAGTacagtttttttcagtgaagagaTGCTATTTGGAgtgtgcttttttcttttgagagagGGTAGACCTCATGCACATTATGCAAATGACACTCGATGTCTAGTCAACACCAGAGTGTCACTTTAACAACTCCACTACTCAGTCCTCAGTTTGAAGAGAAGCTCTTGCATACAGAGTAAATTTGCAGAGTAAAGTTGTGATGCCACATGCCAGGTTgggtgtgagtatatgtgtgtatgtgtgtgtttgtaggtttaAGGGTGAAATGACCCATGAATGCTTTATGACTGACACATGAGGACATTTTGTGGAAAATGTGGAGAAATCTTGCCTGAGTTTACCAGAGAGGATTTGTGTTGAGTTGATCTATgtgtgatgttctttttttgtagtGAACTTGGCAGGCTGGAAGAAGGTTGTAATTGCAGTATTCTGTATTGTGCTATTGGTGGCTATAATGATAGCACTAATCCTCAtcatgaagaaaaaatacaaaccaCGCAGAGGGAAGCGAGCATCTGAGCTGTCGGTGTaagtttttacattttcaatatTCGTCAATAGTACACctgaataaaaagaacaaagaaaatatacaatttatattatacagtcagacagaccaaCTTGCTGAGTAccaactgacagagagagagagagagagagagagagagacatggcaGTGTCTGGAAGAGAGCCTGTAATTGAAGAGCAGATATTAAGAGAGTAATAACATTAACAATAGTATTCCTGCTCTAAAGAGCTTGTGCTTACATTTAaatatctctcgctctctcgctctctctctctctctctctcactcacacacacacacacatacacacacacaaatgcttcaTGGCTATCATTAGTCTCCTCCAGTTAAACAGACTCTTTGTATATTTCTACCTCTATACACAGATTAATGTGTTGTTTTACTATCTTTGGTGATTCCATTCTCAGAAAACCAGTGAGGTCTAAATCAGGTGATCCAATGAGAGTGAGCCTCACCCTGGACGCTGAGGATAACATTGACCCTAATGGTAACCCCCATTATTCCCAAACATGTTCCCAATATTTCAGTGTCCTGGGCATTTAAAAACAAGTCTAACACAACAACAGGGGAGCAATTTAGCTATCTGCCCAGAAGCAAGTTTTTTGGCAACCAGTGTAGTTCTATGTAGCAATGCTATGTAACACTAGCAGCGCAACAACATTTAACAAATACTAAACAGGTAAAACATCAAAAGCAGTTCACTTTAGATCTAAACAAATAAGAAAGCATTACACTGTCATTGTTGCTCTGCCTTACGATGTGACTTGTGTCTTTAGGGACAGGAACATTGAATATGTTTGAATATCCTTCCgtcctgtgtcctgtctgtcctgaATCAgcttgtgtgtctttttttctgacagccACTCCTGGTGTGATGGGACGTAATGTGTGGAGCGATCATGTGTCTAGCTCAGGTGAGGTCATCAATTATCTGCAATTCCTTATTTTAGGAACCTCATAGAAATGTTATGTAGCTTAATTGGTATTCCTAAATTATTTATCTTGTGTATATGGAGCAAGTGTACTTCATGCTTGTGTTAaagtatgcatgtgcgtgtacctgcgtatgtgtgtgtgtgtgtgtgtgtgtgtgcgtgtgtgtgtgtgtgtgtgtgcgtgcgcgcgcacgcgcgcgcgcgtgtgtatgtgtatgtctatgtatgtatgtgtgtgtgtgtgtgttgttgtgctaTGTTGTTTCCTCTAGGCTCTGATGAGCAGAGCAGTGGGGATGAGTATGAGAAGTCCCGGTATGCTGAGGTGGCTCATCCACAGGGCGTAGATCACACCAAAGGTGAGCtaacacatatttatttatctccagTCAAATGCACCAGTGTAGACATTTTCAGTCATGATGTCAGTACTCAACTAAAGTTTCAGAATTGAATCATTTCCTCTTGAATACAACAAGAAATTCAAGTAAAATGACTAAATTACACCATATGAGTCACTTTATTACATACTTTGTTAGCTATTTGTGATTGATACAAAATCGGGTTTTGCAGTGAAGCTGCTTTCcacagtaagtgtgtgtttgtgtccttccAGCTCCTCTAAAGAAAGGAACAGACACTGTGTATAGTGAGGTCCAAGAGAACACGCAAGGTGAGCCAAATGTTATAAATCATGCACAAAAAAGTCTcaccatcagccaatcagatccttTCCCTCCAAATGTGAATAAAATAGCCAGAAGAGACATGGAGTAAACATCTGCATTGTTAATGAAAAGTACCATTTATTGAACATGGCTGGAACACCAGGTATCCATTTCCTGTTCTGGGTAGGAGAGAGGTTCCTGTTTTTACAATAAGTGCAGAGTTCCATAACCTCCCACCCTTGGACTCTTGGTTTTTCCTTCCAACCAGCGGCAAGAAAACCCCATTGTTCCTCTTGGAACAATAAATTaacatctgtttctctgatgttGATTAATGGGGGCTGAGTGCTGGCTAATTGTTTGTGGTAGGTAGCTTGAATGATGTTGAGACACACAAGAGGGAACACAATAACAAACTCTGGGCTGGTTTTCTGTATCACCAAACAATGGCTGTAACCGACGAGGAAACAGATTAGCAATACACACATGTGTTTATTAGCATGGTGTCACTGTGATAAGCTACAGGCTTTAAGGGAGTTGGAGCTGGAATGTTCTATGATTAATCAGTATCTCAGCTGTTTTCCcttcctcagtctgtctccttcttttgtttttccagaagCCAGCGAACATGCAGAAGGGGTAAGTAAAGCCCCGTGGTTAagctcaaacacacaattacacacagtgaaggagaagagTTGCCCCCTGGTGCTCGAAAGTAGTACTTGACGCATCAGGAAATTTACAAGAAACAGGTTGAAATGGGAGATAAAATTCAAAGTTCACAAAAAAGTTCGTAGAAATAGCTACTTTTAAGGGGTTATTTAAACTatagttttctctgtgtatacTGTCAAAGttcaacatttttgaaaaagttcaacacatttttgaaacccatttcacacacacatttttttccccacatttttTGAACTTGAAATTGCAAAACAAGCGGCCGTGTGCATGGGCTACTGTGTGTCCCTGGCTGTGACACTCTTCCTTCCTCATGAATTGACAAATGGCCTCGGCTTCAGCGTCTGTCGTCTGACGAGAATCAGACACATTATTCTGAATGGAACTTATGGAAGTGAACTCAGCCTTGTGGTCCCTTATACACATTTGCATTTAAGTTTAATCACCTGGCACacacttttatccaaaacaGTGTCATTCGCTGAGCGAACAatagattaagaaaaaaaatgcaaggtACGAAAAAAGTAGTAGCGGGAGACAGAAGTGGAGGAATATGTAATTACGTTGTAACGAGGCAACACAAATTAGAGGGTGGGACACAGCATTGCCGTAAAAGTTGTAAGTTGTGAAAATATCATTTGTATGCaaggagagatgaaaatgaagtaGTGGAATCGTTAAAATAAtcgttttgttcttttctcagCAGGTTTCTTTGGAGTATGCTCAGCTAAACCACAATGAGCAGGAGTCGGAGTAGAGCAAAATCCATATCTTCATCatccatcatcttcttcttcttcaacatTTTTGTTGGGCTCCACCAAGTCATGGCATATTTATTTCTCTAAGTTATTCAGTTCAAACTCTAAATACAGATCTGTCAGTGGAGCTATTTACATACATgtgtctgtaaggtttgtacaTGTCAGTGATTGTGGAGCTGACAATAAAGTTAGACTTGGAAAGTTCTTAAACTGAagtccttttttattttgttctgttttttttaatggacataTCAacaggtttctttcttttggtgATGTGTCccatggggggaaaaagaaataccccttacccacacacacacacacacacacacacacacacacacacacatacacacatacacaaagagaaacGTTTCCTCCTAGGGTGGAGGAAACATGGATGAACATTGAGGAAGTCCTTGAAGTAGGAGACGTCATAGAGTCATtgtctgaatgtgaatgtgtgtgtgaatgtgaatgacggggcgggggggggggggctctgtatgtttttttttggacattgtgTGAAAAAGATCAAAGGAGGTAGGAAGcagggcagaaagagaggggtacataaatgaaaaaacagacaccAATAAGAGCAATGTTGTGCCCCCTCTGGACAAGGTTCATACTCTCCTCACATAAGGTTTTGAACAGGAATGACTGAGTGAAGTTTTTAACTCCATTACACAGTACTGGCAGAATCATATACATCTGGTGAGAATGGAAACTTAATTCAgattagaaaaaagaaacacgttTTCATAAAGCTTTATTATACCATATTTCAAGTACCAAATTTAAACACAATTATGTTCAtctaacaaaacagaaaccctTGCTCCTCTGAACCCTGAACCACTGTAAGATGTGCCTTAAGATGAgttttttacacatttgtcaGATTGCTTAACCGGATATCACATCTTGACATTTAATCGTACACTCACCAGgaataaataatttataaataatcataacacactaaaatgaaaacagctgttCAGAAGAGGGCCGTGATGGTAAGACACTCTCGGCATCAGCCAGAGGTTCCTGTCCTTCAGTTTACCCCACCCTTCTCCCTCCACCCTTCTCCCTCACCCACCCCCACAGGTCACACTGTCTAGAAATAAGCTGCTTTTAAC is part of the Chanos chanos chromosome 13, fChaCha1.1, whole genome shotgun sequence genome and encodes:
- the pecam1a gene encoding platelet endothelial cell adhesion molecule, encoding MECWTHVFTLLLIELLILWHDSEAYSVFTIDQVHLTIQPGNTVDRGTSVILVCKGHVSSSSPQLLRGTFEFLRNDEVVHSVNTTRNEVELKINPARVSNSGFYECSVRIEDRFKKSNPEKLIVQGLQVPKLTVNKNHVYEGDDVSVSCSAVEESGPLQFYFFKDGKEIKMIHTSTNTANTSITIEREGETYLYCQFSVKDHPQAGISMNSTAVKIIATEIKITPELHISPNENIFEGDNVTIQCDVIAKHSHLALYLSKQSKILNKAKTGFSYYFRPRAEDSGEYVCKSELGALQKSTGGIMRVKELFSKPNLIMSPKDVFEGDGFSVQCASTPSEKITNRHIKYSICRDNKNCTVMSSQNITAGPTSNGNYSCKAEANGIIKTSSIFSLSAKVPVSVPVIRTTDRVIVGKPFQVVCESENGTLPIQYSLVRHGMEVYQYPVHGPHRRALFNVTSISRKAEIRDFTCKASNGRERFVKESSRLNAVVIEPVSKPALTLNTEGRTITEGTELVLTCSVQAGTTPITFTWFHSGTTAPLDTKQSSVTSAVHTIQSTTRDQRGRYHCTASNEASESKSSSPVTIGVNLAGWKKVVIAVFCIVLLVAIMIALILIMKKKYKPRRGKRASELSVKPVRSKSGDPMRVSLTLDAEDNIDPNATPGVMGRNVWSDHVSSSGSDEQSSGDEYEKSRYAEVAHPQGVDHTKAPLKKGTDTVYSEVQENTQEASEHAEGVSLEYAQLNHNEQESE